Proteins co-encoded in one Lacerta agilis isolate rLacAgi1 chromosome 6, rLacAgi1.pri, whole genome shotgun sequence genomic window:
- the YOD1 gene encoding ubiquitin thioesterase OTU1, protein MLRLRCKARSGSYPLPGLTAHSRLRELQAAIATLTGVPVQAQRLLLGFPPLGLDLSDKERRLGELGIHSGDTLIVEEDAAKPKTESPIVTKRTVPNSVREELPVLARKVVPADNSCLFTSIYYVVEGGVYDPGCAPEMRNLIAQIVASDPESYSEAVLGKTNQEYCEWIRREDTWGGAIEVSILSKFYQCEICVVDTQTVRIDRFGEDAGYAKRVLLIYDGIHYDPLERKIPNSDIPPQTIFSASDDIVLAQALELADEARRKRQFTDVNRFTLRCMVCQKGLTGQVEAREHAKETGHTNFGEV, encoded by the exons ATGTTGCGGCTGCGCTGTAAAGCCCGGAGCGGCTCCTATCCGCTGCCCGGACTCACGGCGCACTCCCGCCTGCGCGAGCTCCAGGCCGCGATCGCTACCCTCACCGGGGTCCCCGTCCAGGCCCAGCGCCTGCTGCTCGGTTTCCCCCCGCTCGGCCTCGACCTCAGCGACAAGGAGCGGCGCCTCGGAGAGCTCGGCATCCACTCTG GTGATACTCTAATAGTTGAAGAAGATGCAGCCAAGCCCAAGACTGAGTCACCCATAGTTACAAAACGGACTGTTCCTAATTCAGTCAGGGAAGAACTCCCTGTGCTTGCTCGGAAGGTTGTTCCAGCAGATAACTCATGTCTCTTTACCAGTATATACTATGTGGTAGAAGGTGGGGTTTATGACCCAGGATGTGCCCCAGAGATGAGAAATCTTATAGCTCAGATAGTAGCAAGTGATCCAGAATCCTATAGTGAGGCAGTACTAGGGAAAACTAACCAGGAATACTGTGAATGGATCAGAAGAGAAGATACATGGGGAGGTGCAATTGAGGTTTCCATTTTGTCTAAATTCTATCAATGTGAAATTTGTGTAGTGGACACTCAGACAGTTAGAATTGATCGTTTTGGGGAAGATGCTGGCTATGCCAAACGGGTTCTTTTAATTTATGATGGTATTCACTATGATCCACTTGAGCGTAAAATTCCCAACTCAGATATTCCACCCCAGACAATTTTTTCAGCATCTGATGACATTGTCCTTGCACAGGCTTTGGAGTTAGCAGATGAAGCCAGAAGAAAAAGACAGTTTACTGATGTAAACCGGTTTACATTGAGATGTATGGTGTGTCAGAAAGGATTAACAGGGCAAGTGGAAGCCAGAGAACATGCCAAGGAAACTGGGCACACCaactttggagaagtgtga